Proteins from one Acropora muricata isolate sample 2 chromosome 9, ASM3666990v1, whole genome shotgun sequence genomic window:
- the LOC136929731 gene encoding inactive hydroxysteroid dehydrogenase-like protein 1: MAEPKHARDTSDLSDFTFSWLLSYDDKLGLANVLAIIGLFYVAKVSVTLFFRVLTGLRIYIFSQLTRRTDFAVKYGGRWAVITGASEGIGKAFACELARHGMNVVLMSRSSQKLEKVAETIEKEHKVGTLVISVDFSRQDVYPQICNALDGLEIGILVNNVGVMYEYPQYFLDVPEKKLFDLVNVNMLSAIMMTRIVLPQMSKRKSGAIINLSSSAGELPTPQMTVYAATKEFIDNFSRALAYEYSFHGVEIQSLRPFYVATAMAYGTKPSIAVPSAETYVKHALQTLGLSRRNTGYWSHSVQGWFQGFCPEWLWMWGASLLNDQIRYKVLRSRKH, from the exons ATGGCGGAACCAAAACATGCGCGAGATACTTCAGATCTGTCGGACTTCACGTTCTCGTGGCTTCTTTCGTATGATGACAAACTTGGTCTCGCAAATGTACTAGCAATCATAG GTCTTTTCTATGTGGCAAAGGTGTCTGTAACCCTCTTTTTTAGAGTATTAACTGGTTTGAGAATTTATATATTTTCACAATTAACAAGAAGAACAGATTTTGCTGTAAAATATGGAGGCAGATGGGCTG TTATAACTGGGGCATCAGAGGGCATAGGAAAAGCTTTCGCTTGTGAG TTGGCTCGACATGGCATGAATGTTGTCCTCATGAGCAGATCATCACAAAAGCTGGAAAAAGTTGCAGAAACCATTG AGAAAGAGCACAAAGTTGGTACACTGGTTATCTCAGTTGACTTTAGCAGGCAAGATGTTTACCCTCAAATCTGCAATGCCTTGGATGGATTGGAAATTGGCATTTTAG TTAACAATGTTGGAGTTATGTATGAATACCCACAGTATTTTCTTGATGTACCTGAGAAG AAACTTTTTGATCTGGTGAATGTCAACATGCTGTCAGCTATCATG atgacacgaattgttttgcCACAAATGAGCAAAAG GAAGTCTGGTGCAATTATTAATTTGTCCTCCAGTGCTGGCGAGCTACCGACACCTCAGATGACAGTTTATGCTGCCACAAAG GAGTTTATTGACAATTTTTCCCGCGCTCTGGCGTATGAGTATTCATTCCATGGAGTTGAAATTCAG TCGTTGAGGCCATTTTATGTGGCTACTGCCATGGCATATGGCACGAAGCCAAGTATTGCAGTTCCGTCTGCAGAGACATACGTGAAACATGCTCTTCAAACTCTTGGCCTGTCGCGACGAAATACCGGTTACTGGAGTCATTCTGTTCAG gGCTGGTTTCAAGGATTTTGCCCCGAGTGGTTGTGGATGTGGGGTGCTAGCTTGCTGAATGATCAGATTCGATACAAAGTTCTTAGAAGCAGAAAGCATTAA